The following proteins are encoded in a genomic region of Deltaproteobacteria bacterium:
- a CDS encoding biopolymer transporter ExbD: MRVKRGFNRRPRIEMIPLIDVVFLLLVFFIYSMLSMTIHRGLPVHLPAASTSQVDKQEFISVTLQRDGRLFLEDKEADLHSLPSLLTMAKEKDPDIKVYLRADKEVSYQRVVEVLDLVRSAGIYKLALETQWKKR; encoded by the coding sequence ATGAGGGTCAAACGGGGGTTCAATAGAAGGCCCAGGATCGAGATGATCCCCCTCATCGATGTGGTCTTCCTGCTGCTGGTCTTCTTCATCTACTCCATGCTCTCCATGACCATCCACCGAGGGCTCCCCGTGCACCTGCCCGCAGCCTCCACCTCTCAAGTGGACAAGCAAGAGTTTATCTCCGTCACCTTACAAAGGGATGGAAGGCTTTTCTTGGAGGATAAAGAGGCAGATCTGCATTCCCTCCCCTCACTCCTAACTATGGCAAAGGAGAAGGACCCCGATATCAAGGTCTACCTGCGGGCGGACAAGGAGGTGAGTTATCAGAGGGTGGTGGAGGTCTTGGACCTAGTCAGATCAGCAGGTATCTACAAGCTTGCCCTGGAGACCCAATGGAAAAAGAGATAA
- a CDS encoding MotA/TolQ/ExbB proton channel family protein produces MWTFFVRGGPIMYPLLICSLISLAIIVERIIFWLDAERGRDKFLISEILRLTERGLYEEAAQRVKDSKDYIARVLMGGIVHRNYSLSQAMEMGAEEEIKRMKKNLNILDTIITLAPLLGILGTVIGIINSFHLLGAAGIESPRVVTEGIAQALITTATGLAIAIMTLIPYNYFLSRIERATREMEKFASSLELTFERQRNLMVPWTSDRRKDEGQTGVQ; encoded by the coding sequence ATGTGGACCTTCTTTGTCAGGGGCGGACCCATCATGTATCCGCTGTTGATCTGCTCCCTCATTTCCCTCGCCATCATTGTGGAGAGGATCATCTTCTGGCTGGATGCGGAGAGGGGGAGGGATAAGTTTTTGATCAGTGAGATCTTAAGGCTGACCGAAAGGGGGCTATATGAGGAGGCGGCCCAGCGGGTCAAGGATTCTAAGGACTACATTGCTAGGGTGTTGATGGGGGGGATCGTTCATCGAAATTACTCCCTCTCACAGGCTATGGAGATGGGTGCTGAGGAAGAAATAAAAAGGATGAAAAAGAACCTCAATATCCTCGACACCATTATCACCTTGGCCCCGCTTTTGGGTATTCTGGGCACAGTCATCGGGATCATCAATTCCTTTCACCTCTTGGGGGCGGCAGGGATAGAAAGCCCCAGGGTGGTCACCGAAGGAATCGCCCAGGCCCTCATCACCACGGCCACAGGATTGGCCATCGCTATCATGACCCTGATCCCCTACAACTATTTCCTCTCCCGCATTGAGCGTGCTACTAGGGAAATGGAAAAATTTGCCAGCAGCCTGGAGCTCACCTTCGAGCGACAGAGGAATCTTATGGTCCCATGGACTTCAGACAGGAGAAAAGATGAGGGTCAAACGGGGGTTCAATAG
- the ftsH gene encoding ATP-dependent zinc metalloprotease FtsH → MGQIHKSLIFWLILGLMMILLFNSFSPKGKKEKEIVFSEFVTAVASGEVASVTIQGNKISGKFLSGASFKTFAPNDPDLVKMLREKGIEIAAKPENESSVWHSVLISWLPMLLLIGVWIFFMRQMQIGGGKAMSFGKSRAKIFLKNQDKKVTFKDVAGIEESKEEVTEIIEFLKDPQRFTKLGGRIPKGVLLVGPPGTGKTLLARAIAGEADVPFFNISGSDFVEMFVGVGASRVRDLFIQAKRSTPCIIFIDEIDAVGRYRGAGLGGGHDEREQTLNQLLVEMDGFEVNEGIILIAATNRPDILDTALLRPGRFDRQVMLPIPDIKGREQILKVHSRNSPLANDVDLKVLARGTPGFTGADLENLVNEAALLAAKQNKKVIDMQDLEQAKDKVMMGTERRSMIISEEEKKDTAYHEAGHALVAKLVPGSDPIHKVTIIPRGHALGITQQLPLDERHIYSRDYLITNITTLMGGRAAEGLVLQRFTTGAGNDIEKATEVARKMVCEWGMSDSLGPLAFGQKEEQIFRGREIAQHRDYSEMTAQEIDREIKRIVMECYERAKEILKKNIDTLHKLAQTLLERESLTGDEIDQIIYGGALA, encoded by the coding sequence ATGGGCCAGATACATAAGAGTTTGATCTTTTGGTTGATCCTCGGGTTAATGATGATCCTTCTCTTCAACTCCTTTTCCCCTAAAGGGAAAAAGGAGAAGGAGATAGTCTTCAGCGAATTCGTCACCGCAGTAGCCTCAGGCGAGGTGGCCAGTGTCACCATACAGGGGAACAAGATATCGGGCAAGTTCCTGAGCGGGGCCTCTTTTAAGACCTTCGCCCCCAACGATCCTGATCTGGTCAAGATGCTGCGTGAGAAGGGCATCGAGATAGCGGCCAAACCCGAGAATGAATCATCCGTTTGGCACTCTGTTTTGATCTCATGGCTTCCCATGCTCCTATTGATCGGGGTTTGGATCTTTTTTATGAGGCAGATGCAGATAGGGGGCGGCAAGGCCATGTCCTTTGGAAAGAGCCGGGCAAAGATCTTCCTCAAGAACCAAGACAAGAAGGTTACCTTCAAAGATGTGGCCGGGATAGAGGAATCAAAGGAGGAAGTAACAGAGATCATCGAGTTTTTGAAAGATCCTCAGAGATTTACCAAGCTGGGAGGGAGGATACCCAAAGGGGTTCTGTTGGTAGGCCCCCCAGGTACCGGCAAGACTCTTCTCGCCCGGGCCATTGCTGGGGAGGCAGATGTCCCCTTCTTCAATATCAGCGGCTCTGACTTTGTGGAGATGTTTGTGGGGGTGGGGGCCTCGCGGGTGAGAGACCTCTTTATACAGGCCAAGAGGAGCACCCCCTGTATCATCTTCATCGATGAGATAGATGCGGTGGGGAGATACCGGGGGGCCGGCCTCGGTGGAGGTCATGACGAGAGGGAGCAGACCCTGAACCAGCTCCTGGTGGAGATGGACGGTTTTGAGGTCAATGAGGGGATCATCTTAATTGCTGCCACCAACAGACCCGATATCTTGGACACGGCCCTCCTTCGCCCTGGACGTTTCGACAGACAGGTAATGCTCCCCATCCCCGATATAAAGGGAAGGGAGCAAATCCTAAAAGTGCATAGCAGGAACAGCCCCCTCGCCAATGACGTGGATCTGAAGGTGTTGGCCAGGGGCACACCAGGGTTCACCGGGGCCGATTTAGAAAATTTGGTGAACGAGGCCGCTCTGCTGGCTGCCAAGCAGAATAAAAAGGTTATAGACATGCAGGATCTAGAGCAGGCCAAGGATAAAGTAATGATGGGGACGGAGCGGCGGAGCATGATCATCAGTGAGGAGGAGAAAAAAGATACTGCCTACCACGAGGCAGGGCATGCCCTGGTGGCCAAGCTGGTACCCGGATCTGATCCTATCCATAAGGTGACCATTATCCCCAGGGGTCATGCCCTAGGGATTACTCAGCAGTTGCCCCTTGATGAGAGACATATTTATTCCAGAGACTATCTCATCACCAATATCACTACCCTGATGGGGGGGCGGGCAGCAGAGGGGCTGGTCCTGCAGCGTTTCACCACCGGGGCGGGAAACGATATCGAGAAGGCAACAGAGGTGGCCAGGAAGATGGTATGCGAGTGGGGGATGAGCGATTCTTTGGGGCCCCTTGCCTTTGGCCAGAAGGAGGAGCAGATCTTCCGCGGCAGGGAGATTGCCCAGCACCGGGACTACAGCGAGATGACCGCCCAGGAGATAGATAGGGAGATAAAGAGGATCGTGATGGAGTGTTACGAGAGGGCCAAGGAGATCCTCAAGAAAAACATCGATACCTTGCACAAGTTGGCCCAAACGCTGTTAGAGAGGGAGTCCCTCACAGGCGATGAGATCGATCAGATCATCTATGGAGGGGCATTGGCATGA
- the folP gene encoding dihydropteroate synthase produces the protein MNPLSNGGRRTFLLRCQDRELRLGERTLLMGVLNVTPDSFSNGGLFFEPARAIEHGLKMAEEGADIIDVGGESSRPGSDPLPLEEELRRVIPIIEGLTSRLEIPISVDTYKSQVAERAIEAGAQMINDISGLRFDPQMAYVAARYDSPLVIMHIKGTPKSMQQNPHYEDLMGEIIAYLRKGIEEAEKAGVDPQQVIVDPGIGFGKRVQDNVVILNRLGDLNILGRPLLIGTSRKSFIGAVLDLEVHQREIGTLATVAVSAMKGAHIVRAHDVAPTRQVVDMVDAIINEEV, from the coding sequence ATGAATCCTCTCTCTAATGGGGGCAGAAGGACATTTTTACTGCGTTGCCAGGACAGAGAGCTGAGATTAGGGGAGCGGACCTTGCTGATGGGCGTCTTAAACGTCACCCCGGACTCCTTTTCCAATGGGGGGCTCTTCTTTGAACCAGCAAGGGCCATCGAGCACGGTCTAAAGATGGCCGAGGAAGGGGCAGACATCATCGACGTGGGAGGGGAGTCTTCCAGGCCTGGCTCTGATCCCCTCCCCCTTGAGGAGGAATTGAGGAGGGTCATCCCCATCATAGAGGGGCTGACCTCCCGTCTCGAGATCCCCATCTCGGTGGACACCTATAAGTCGCAGGTGGCCGAGAGGGCCATCGAGGCTGGGGCCCAGATGATCAATGACATAAGTGGTCTGCGCTTTGATCCGCAGATGGCCTATGTAGCCGCCAGATACGATTCCCCTCTGGTCATTATGCATATAAAGGGGACCCCAAAGTCGATGCAGCAGAACCCCCATTATGAAGACCTTATGGGGGAGATCATCGCCTATCTGCGCAAGGGGATAGAGGAGGCCGAGAAGGCGGGGGTAGACCCCCAACAGGTGATCGTTGATCCAGGTATTGGGTTCGGGAAGAGGGTCCAGGACAATGTCGTGATCCTCAACCGTCTCGGTGATCTCAATATCCTTGGAAGACCGCTCTTGATTGGGACCTCTCGCAAGTCTTTTATCGGTGCAGTATTGGACCTTGAGGTGCATCAGAGGGAGATAGGTACCCTGGCGACAGTAGCCGTCTCTGCTATGAAAGGTGCCCACATCGTGAGGGCCCATGACGTGGCCCCGACCAGGCAGGTGGTCGATATGGTGGACGCCATTATAAATGAAGAGGTATAA
- a CDS encoding TIGR00159 family protein: MGIEEAFAYFRWQDAVDILIVAAVIYWIILLLRGTRSLQMLIGLVLLILAFLISQKGRLMALHWILNSFLSSIILIIVVIFQHDIRRALSTVGKNPFFFGAYSPYGAPILDEIIDAALSMARRQIGALIVLEREAEADKHVEVGVTIDGKVTKELITTIFSPPSPLHDGAILIQRGKLTAARCFLPLSANPRVLKTLGTRHRAALGLSEETDAVVIVVSEEKGVISVAIAGKLTRNLDASGLRRVLYNLFVGSKKKRHRFSLR; this comes from the coding sequence ATGGGGATAGAGGAGGCCTTTGCCTATTTCAGGTGGCAGGACGCCGTGGATATCCTCATCGTTGCAGCGGTGATTTACTGGATCATCCTGCTGCTCCGCGGGACCCGGTCGCTGCAGATGCTCATCGGTCTGGTCTTGCTCATCCTCGCCTTCCTGATCTCCCAAAAGGGGAGATTGATGGCGCTGCACTGGATCTTGAACAGTTTCCTGAGCTCCATCATCCTGATCATCGTGGTGATATTCCAGCATGACATCCGCCGTGCCCTCTCCACGGTGGGCAAGAACCCCTTTTTTTTCGGGGCGTATTCCCCTTATGGTGCGCCGATTCTAGACGAGATCATTGATGCTGCCCTCAGTATGGCCAGGAGGCAGATAGGGGCATTAATTGTCTTGGAGAGGGAGGCCGAGGCGGACAAACACGTGGAGGTGGGCGTAACCATAGATGGCAAGGTAACAAAGGAACTGATTACCACCATCTTTTCCCCTCCTTCTCCCCTTCACGACGGAGCCATCCTGATTCAAAGGGGCAAATTGACGGCTGCCCGCTGTTTTCTACCCTTGAGCGCCAACCCGCGCGTGCTCAAGACCCTGGGGACCCGTCATCGAGCGGCCCTGGGCCTTTCTGAGGAGACCGACGCTGTGGTCATCGTGGTCTCTGAGGAGAAGGGGGTCATCTCCGTGGCCATTGCTGGAAAGTTGACGAGAAACCTGGATGCCAGTGGGCTTAGACGGGTTTTATACAACCTCTTTGTCGGCAGCAAGAAGAAAAGACATCGATTTTCGTTAAGATAA
- a CDS encoding pyridoxine 5'-phosphate synthase, producing MLPRLGVNIDHVATLREARGITYPDPVIAAGLAELAGAECIVVHLREDRRHIKDRDLRILRETVKTSLNMEMAATDEMVEIASQIRPDISTLVPEGRKELTTEGGLDVLKNRERIGGVVKILKGAGIKVSLFIDPVLKQIRLAHEVGADAIEIHTGLYCEARTPQEVDEELKKVMVAVKEAHGLGLEVKAGHGLNYFNVSRIADIPEIEELSIGHSIVARAVLVGMERAVREMIAITQRPPLARSRR from the coding sequence ATCTTGCCGAGATTAGGGGTAAACATCGATCATGTGGCCACCTTACGGGAGGCAAGGGGGATTACTTATCCAGACCCGGTGATTGCCGCTGGCCTAGCTGAGCTGGCGGGAGCGGAGTGTATAGTGGTCCACCTGAGGGAGGACAGGAGGCATATCAAGGACAGGGATCTACGGATCCTGAGGGAGACCGTCAAAACGAGCTTGAACATGGAGATGGCTGCCACTGATGAGATGGTGGAGATCGCCTCCCAGATAAGGCCAGATATATCGACCCTGGTCCCCGAAGGGAGGAAGGAGTTGACCACCGAAGGGGGGCTCGATGTCCTGAAAAACCGGGAGAGGATAGGGGGGGTGGTAAAGATCTTAAAGGGGGCAGGGATAAAGGTGAGCCTCTTCATCGACCCCGTCCTGAAACAGATAAGGCTTGCCCATGAGGTAGGGGCTGATGCCATTGAGATCCATACTGGCCTCTATTGTGAGGCCAGGACCCCTCAGGAGGTGGACGAGGAACTAAAGAAGGTGATGGTGGCGGTCAAGGAGGCCCATGGCCTCGGCCTGGAGGTGAAGGCCGGGCATGGTCTCAACTACTTCAATGTGAGCAGGATAGCCGATATCCCAGAGATAGAGGAATTGAGCATAGGTCACAGCATCGTGGCCCGGGCAGTATTGGTGGGAATGGAGAGGGCGGTGCGGGAGATGATCGCCATCACCCAGCGGCCACCTCTTGCACGATCTCGAAGATGA
- a CDS encoding M20/M25/M40 family metallo-hydrolase: MIKDQIAWQGVRDEAVEVLSAYIKINTTNPPGNEMEAARYLEGILSKEGINTTIYEPITQRANLMAVLPGEGTEAPMILLNHMDVVPVEEDKWELDPFGGIVKDGYIHGRGTIDMKGKGVAELMAMLLLKRYKIPLKRDIIFLATADEEAGGRWGVKWMLEREPRLKEAAFVLNEGGTILLRENGEVDHYEIATAQKVVSQFTLRARGRSGHGSRPHGDSANVKLIRALSRVVEWEAPFVIIPLVKKYFANLAKLKPPEEAKGYQDIEGALRDPSFAEVFTANPNYNAMVRNTFTPTILRAGNKVNVIPSEAEAVFDCRILPGTSGEDLFAQLREVIGDKEIEISSLPDFESHSLPPSPTDNELYKAIYKVAQRKDPDCMVTPFLITGATDSRFFREVGVPCYDFSPFRLIQEELKSVHGHNERISIENLGFACEVIFEIVQEVAAG; encoded by the coding sequence ATGATCAAAGACCAAATCGCTTGGCAGGGCGTAAGAGACGAGGCAGTGGAGGTCCTCAGTGCATACATCAAGATCAACACCACCAACCCCCCAGGGAACGAGATGGAGGCAGCCCGCTACCTGGAGGGGATATTGAGCAAAGAGGGAATCAATACCACCATTTATGAACCCATCACCCAACGGGCCAACCTCATGGCCGTCTTGCCCGGGGAAGGGACAGAGGCGCCGATGATCCTCCTCAACCACATGGATGTGGTTCCCGTGGAGGAGGACAAATGGGAGTTAGACCCCTTTGGCGGAATCGTCAAGGATGGCTATATCCATGGGCGCGGTACCATCGACATGAAGGGTAAGGGCGTAGCAGAGCTGATGGCCATGCTCTTGCTGAAGAGATACAAGATCCCATTGAAGAGGGATATCATCTTCTTGGCCACCGCCGACGAGGAGGCCGGAGGGAGGTGGGGGGTCAAGTGGATGCTGGAGCGAGAACCCCGCCTGAAGGAGGCAGCCTTTGTTCTCAACGAAGGGGGTACCATCCTCTTGCGGGAAAATGGTGAGGTAGATCACTATGAGATAGCGACGGCCCAGAAGGTGGTCTCTCAGTTCACCTTGAGGGCGAGAGGAAGATCGGGCCATGGCTCCAGGCCCCATGGTGATAGTGCCAATGTCAAGTTGATCAGGGCCCTCAGCCGGGTGGTGGAGTGGGAGGCCCCTTTTGTGATAATTCCGCTGGTAAAAAAATACTTCGCCAACCTGGCCAAGCTCAAACCCCCTGAGGAGGCGAAGGGGTATCAAGATATAGAAGGGGCCTTACGCGACCCCTCCTTTGCCGAGGTCTTTACCGCCAACCCGAATTACAACGCCATGGTGAGAAATACCTTCACGCCCACCATCTTAAGAGCGGGAAACAAGGTAAACGTTATCCCCTCGGAGGCCGAGGCAGTCTTTGACTGTCGCATCCTCCCTGGGACCTCCGGCGAGGACCTCTTCGCTCAACTCCGGGAGGTCATCGGGGATAAGGAGATAGAGATATCCTCCCTGCCGGACTTCGAGAGCCACTCCCTCCCCCCTTCTCCTACAGACAACGAGCTTTATAAGGCCATCTACAAAGTGGCTCAGAGGAAGGACCCTGACTGCATGGTCACCCCCTTTCTCATCACCGGGGCCACTGACAGCCGCTTTTTCCGGGAGGTGGGGGTACCCTGCTACGATTTCTCCCCTTTTCGCCTGATACAGGAGGAGTTAAAATCAGTCCACGGTCATAATGAACGGATATCTATAGAAAACTTGGGCTTCGCCTGCGAGGTCATCTTCGAGATCGTGCAAGAGGTGGCCGCTGGGTGA
- a CDS encoding radical SAM protein codes for MKYTYGPVPSRRLGISLGVDLVPKKVCTYNCIYCQIGRTTLQTIERQEYFPAQAILHDVKEAIKEWGDDVDYIAISGSGEPTLNLKIGEVIQGIKGLTSCPLAVITNGSLLCLEEVRRDLLLADVVMPSLDAVTPHVFRTVNRPHSSLEIKEVIQGLADFRREYRGQIWLEVLLCRGVNDGPGEIKRLKEVIRTIQPDKVQLNTVVRPSVEDYAFPLTPSKMERIKAALGNGAEIIAEFEGHGHKIPWENLEEKVIRLIQRRPVTPDDLSKTLGVHDLEVTKILDKLTKEGAIKYRVFNQRLYYEVANRVS; via the coding sequence TTGAAGTACACCTATGGCCCCGTTCCCTCCAGACGCTTGGGGATATCCCTAGGGGTGGATCTGGTCCCGAAAAAGGTCTGCACCTATAATTGCATTTACTGCCAGATAGGGAGAACTACCCTCCAGACCATTGAGCGCCAAGAGTATTTTCCCGCCCAAGCCATCCTCCATGACGTGAAGGAGGCCATCAAAGAGTGGGGAGACGATGTGGACTATATCGCCATCTCCGGCTCAGGGGAGCCCACCCTCAACCTCAAGATAGGTGAGGTGATCCAGGGTATAAAGGGGTTGACCTCATGCCCATTGGCCGTTATCACCAATGGTTCCCTCCTCTGCCTTGAGGAGGTGAGGAGGGACCTTCTTCTGGCCGATGTGGTCATGCCGTCGCTGGATGCCGTCACCCCCCATGTCTTCCGCACCGTTAACAGACCCCATTCCTCTCTGGAGATCAAGGAGGTCATCCAAGGATTGGCCGATTTCAGGAGGGAGTACAGGGGACAGATCTGGCTGGAGGTCCTTTTGTGCAGGGGGGTAAACGATGGACCGGGGGAGATAAAGAGACTAAAAGAAGTCATCCGCACCATCCAACCCGACAAAGTACAGCTCAATACGGTAGTGAGGCCTTCGGTGGAGGATTATGCCTTCCCCCTCACCCCCAGCAAGATGGAGAGGATTAAGGCGGCTCTGGGGAATGGTGCAGAAATCATTGCAGAGTTCGAGGGGCATGGACACAAGATACCCTGGGAAAATCTAGAGGAGAAGGTGATACGCCTCATACAGCGCAGGCCGGTGACCCCGGATGACCTCTCTAAGACCCTAGGTGTCCACGATCTGGAGGTCACGAAGATCTTGGATAAACTTACCAAGGAAGGAGCGATCAAATATCGGGTCTTCAATCAGAGACTATATTATGAGGTGGCCAACAGGGTCTCGTAA
- a CDS encoding NUDIX domain-containing protein has translation MEKVFRHGKVRLYCGRCDTIHYENPLPATASLVLDGDGQLLLVKRGMDPGKGKWGLPGGFVEADEAPGEGVLRELKEETGLTGEVERLIDVVYEDSPFYGPLIIIGYKVTPMGGDLMAGDDAVEVRYFPLNGLPRVAFDSHQTLIEKIERIGN, from the coding sequence TTGGAGAAGGTCTTCCGCCATGGAAAGGTGAGGCTATATTGTGGGAGGTGTGACACGATACACTATGAAAACCCCCTTCCGGCCACTGCATCTCTGGTCCTCGATGGTGATGGTCAACTCCTCTTGGTCAAAAGGGGAATGGACCCGGGCAAGGGGAAGTGGGGCCTCCCCGGAGGCTTTGTGGAGGCGGACGAGGCCCCTGGTGAGGGTGTATTACGGGAGTTAAAGGAGGAGACCGGTTTGACCGGAGAAGTGGAGAGGTTAATAGATGTGGTCTATGAAGATAGCCCCTTTTATGGCCCCTTGATCATCATCGGCTACAAGGTCACCCCCATGGGGGGAGATTTGATGGCAGGGGATGACGCCGTAGAGGTAAGGTATTTCCCTCTAAATGGCCTCCCCAGAGTGGCCTTTGACTCGCACCAGACCCTTATTGAGAAGATAGAAAGGATAGGAAATTGA
- a CDS encoding nitroreductase family protein translates to MMDLMEAIRGRRSVRAYKGDPVPEEKLRGVLEAVRWAPSWANTQCWEVTIVREEETKRRLADVFPMGNPARKGILQAPLTLVFLGIEGKAGFKKGEACTDKGDWYMFDVALAMQNLCLAAHAMGLGTVIVGYFDAAKVAEILQVPQGRAVVAMTPLGFPEEAPSSPKRKEIEEFVYYEKYGRR, encoded by the coding sequence ATCATGGATCTTATGGAGGCCATCAGGGGGAGGAGATCAGTGAGGGCCTATAAGGGAGATCCGGTCCCCGAAGAGAAGTTAAGGGGTGTTCTGGAGGCCGTTCGATGGGCACCCTCTTGGGCCAATACCCAGTGCTGGGAGGTCACTATAGTCAGGGAGGAGGAGACCAAGAGGAGGTTGGCCGATGTCTTCCCTATGGGGAACCCTGCCCGGAAGGGGATCTTACAAGCCCCCCTCACGCTGGTATTTTTAGGTATCGAGGGGAAAGCTGGCTTTAAAAAAGGGGAGGCCTGTACTGACAAGGGGGATTGGTATATGTTCGACGTCGCCCTCGCCATGCAGAACCTCTGCTTGGCCGCCCATGCCATGGGCCTCGGAACGGTGATTGTCGGCTACTTCGATGCTGCAAAGGTGGCGGAGATCCTTCAAGTCCCTCAGGGGAGGGCAGTGGTGGCCATGACCCCCCTCGGCTTCCCAGAGGAGGCTCCATCGTCCCCCAAGAGGAAGGAGATCGAGGAGTTCGTCTATTATGAAAAATATGGGAGGCGCTAA